The Novosphingobium kaempferiae genome includes a window with the following:
- the coxB gene encoding cytochrome c oxidase subunit II has protein sequence MTSGKISFGIGRAATALGLLLAGVLTAAVPGFAQDAPAAPSAIATGAAEGAAQASSAGSYTPMAPTPGVGMPVDGGINLQSQFSPTGQYGEWLHHGLLWICLIISLFVLVLLAIVIVRFNRRANPVASKTSHNTLLEVVWTLLPVLILIGIAVPSIDLIAKQYKPAPKGALTVKVTGNQWFWTYGYPDNGDFEVISNMLNIPGEPTINNGVREVGSKPWDGPSHLEVDNRMVVPVGEPIRLQITAADVIHSFAVPSLWFKLDAVPGRINEKVLFIEKPGVYYGQCSELCGAKHGYMPIAVEALPRDKYNAWVLTHAGGEIDGKKPAAAEAAAAPAAAPAADASEAPAGEATAEAE, from the coding sequence ATGACATCCGGCAAGATTTCGTTCGGTATCGGAAGGGCAGCCACGGCGCTGGGCCTTCTGCTTGCCGGTGTTCTGACCGCTGCGGTTCCGGGCTTTGCACAGGATGCACCCGCCGCTCCTTCCGCGATTGCGACCGGTGCCGCCGAAGGCGCCGCGCAGGCTTCGAGCGCGGGCAGCTACACCCCGATGGCCCCGACCCCGGGCGTCGGCATGCCGGTGGATGGCGGGATCAACCTCCAGTCGCAGTTCTCTCCCACGGGACAATACGGCGAATGGCTGCATCACGGCCTGCTGTGGATCTGCCTTATCATCTCGCTGTTCGTGCTGGTCCTGCTGGCGATCGTCATCGTGCGCTTCAATCGCCGCGCCAACCCGGTCGCGTCGAAGACCAGCCACAACACGCTGCTCGAAGTGGTGTGGACGCTGCTGCCGGTGCTGATCCTGATCGGCATCGCAGTGCCTTCGATCGATCTCATCGCCAAGCAGTACAAGCCGGCCCCTAAGGGCGCGCTGACCGTCAAGGTCACCGGCAACCAGTGGTTCTGGACTTACGGCTACCCGGACAACGGCGACTTCGAGGTCATCTCGAACATGCTGAACATCCCGGGCGAGCCGACGATCAACAACGGCGTGCGCGAAGTCGGTTCCAAGCCCTGGGACGGCCCGTCGCACCTCGAGGTCGATAACCGCATGGTCGTGCCGGTGGGCGAACCGATCCGCCTGCAGATCACCGCCGCCGACGTGATCCACTCGTTCGCGGTGCCTTCGCTCTGGTTCAAGCTGGACGCCGTGCCCGGCCGCATCAACGAAAAGGTGCTCTTCATCGAGAAGCCGGGCGTCTACTACGGCCAGTGCTCGGAACTGTGCGGCGCGAAGCACGGCTACATGCCGATCGCCGTCGAGGCACTGCCGCGTGACAAGTACAATGCCTGGGTTCTGACCCATGCCGGTGGCGAGATCGACGGGAAGAAGCCCGCCGCCGCCGAAGCCGCTGCGGCTCCCGCCGCCGCTCCCGCTGCAGACGCCTCCGAGGCGCCTGCCGGCGAAGCGACCGCCGAAGCCGAATAA
- the pyrE gene encoding orotate phosphoribosyltransferase: MLEEEVLAEFRASKALLEGHFLLSSGRHSAYYLQCARVLMNPDRAARLAVAIAANLPHDIRKQITKVVSPAMGGVIIGQEMGRALQIDAMFVERPTGTFELRRGFTLEPGDKVLMVEDVVTTGLSSREAIKAIEEAGGTVIAAASLVDRSAGSVDLGVPFFPLVALNFPTYAPDELPPELASSQAVKPGSRAQ, encoded by the coding sequence ATGCTCGAAGAAGAGGTCCTCGCCGAATTCCGCGCCAGCAAGGCGCTGCTGGAAGGACACTTCCTGCTCTCGTCCGGCCGCCACAGCGCGTACTATCTCCAGTGCGCCCGCGTGCTGATGAACCCCGACCGTGCCGCACGCCTTGCGGTGGCCATCGCCGCCAACCTGCCGCACGACATCCGCAAGCAGATCACCAAGGTGGTCTCGCCTGCGATGGGCGGCGTCATCATCGGCCAGGAAATGGGCCGCGCCCTGCAGATCGACGCGATGTTCGTCGAGCGCCCCACCGGCACCTTCGAACTGCGCCGCGGCTTCACGCTGGAACCGGGCGACAAGGTGCTGATGGTCGAGGACGTCGTCACCACCGGCCTGTCCAGCCGAGAGGCGATCAAGGCCATCGAGGAAGCCGGCGGCACCGTGATCGCGGCGGCCTCGCTGGTGGACCGTTCAGCGGGCTCGGTGGACCTCGGCGTGCCGTTCTTCCCGCTCGTGGCTCTGAACTTCCCGACGTATGCGCCGGACGAACTGCCGCCCGAACTCGCCTCCTCGCAAGCGGTCAAGCCCGGCAGCCGCGCCCAGTAA
- a CDS encoding pyridoxine 5'-phosphate synthase — protein sequence MNVHNPARLRLGVNIDHVATIRNARGGEHPDPARAAQIVARAGGDGITVHLREDRRHIRDDDLFRVADATGLPINLEMAATDEMLEIALRHRPHAACIVPERREERTTEGGLDAAGQHNRLAPIVARLSDAGIRVSLFIAPEPRQIEAAMKLGAPVVEFHTGEYAHAEGEQVAHELRRIVDMAALAAKNGIEPHAGHGLTYENVQPIAAIPQLAELNIGHYLIGEAIFIGLEASVKKMRALMDEVR from the coding sequence ATGAACGTCCACAACCCCGCGCGCCTGCGCCTCGGCGTCAACATCGACCATGTCGCGACGATCCGCAACGCGCGCGGCGGCGAGCATCCCGATCCGGCCCGCGCCGCGCAGATCGTCGCGCGCGCGGGCGGCGACGGCATCACCGTGCACTTGCGCGAGGATCGCCGCCACATCCGCGACGACGACCTGTTCCGCGTCGCCGACGCCACCGGCCTGCCGATCAACCTGGAAATGGCCGCGACCGACGAGATGCTGGAGATCGCTCTCCGCCACCGTCCCCACGCCGCCTGCATCGTGCCCGAGCGGCGCGAGGAGCGCACGACCGAGGGCGGTCTGGATGCGGCGGGCCAGCACAACCGGCTCGCGCCGATCGTGGCCCGCCTGTCGGACGCTGGCATCCGGGTCAGCCTGTTCATCGCCCCCGAGCCGCGCCAGATCGAAGCGGCGATGAAGCTCGGCGCGCCGGTCGTGGAGTTCCACACCGGCGAATATGCCCATGCCGAGGGTGAGCAGGTCGCGCACGAACTGCGCCGCATCGTCGACATGGCGGCGCTCGCGGCCAAGAACGGCATCGAGCCGCACGCCGGGCACGGCCTCACTTACGAGAACGTGCAGCCCATCGCGGCCATTCCGCAACTGGCGGAACTCAACATCGGCCACTACCTCATCGGCGAGGCGATCTTCATCGGGCTGGAAGCCAGCGTGAAGAAGATGCGCGCGCTGATGGATGAGGTGCGGTGA
- the acpS gene encoding holo-ACP synthase, with protein sequence MIIGLGSDLCNIERIASSLERYGDRFLNRVFTEVERAKAARRPHTIAGTLAKRFAAKEAFSKAVGTGFKAGVFMKDIGVVNAPSGAPTLALTGGAKARLDSMIPAGHEAVVHLTLTDDHPWAQAFVIIEARPLP encoded by the coding sequence ATGATCATCGGCCTCGGCTCGGACCTGTGCAACATCGAGCGGATCGCCAGTTCGCTCGAACGCTACGGCGACCGCTTCCTCAACCGCGTCTTCACCGAAGTCGAGCGCGCCAAGGCCGCGCGCCGTCCGCACACCATCGCGGGAACGCTCGCCAAGCGTTTCGCCGCCAAGGAGGCGTTCTCCAAGGCGGTCGGCACCGGGTTCAAGGCGGGCGTGTTCATGAAGGACATCGGCGTCGTCAACGCGCCCTCCGGCGCGCCGACGCTGGCGCTGACCGGCGGCGCGAAGGCACGGCTCGATTCCATGATTCCCGCCGGCCACGAAGCCGTGGTTCACCTGACACTCACCGACGATCACCCATGGGCGCAGGCCTTCGTCATCATCGAAGCGCGCCCCCTCCCTTGA
- the lepB gene encoding signal peptidase I, translating to MNEQTARPDLAALKPAKSPRPATNWWHELRGLVVMLLGVLAFHSLVAKPFYIPSISMMPGLLVGDRLVVSKYPYGWNWSSLSFHLLPRSTARILGGVPAYGDIVIVVPGNRKADLIKRVVARPGDRIAVIDGRIRLNGRFIPREIEPPVQIAADDKLTCEGQQPGHCYDGFEQYRTRLPSGREVYELPTYRETLPNGASYQVIDYIDQSLDNYPEVTIPEGHVFLMGDDRDRSADSRAPFTTNWKGQPDGGLGGPVPLSDIGGRAEFITFSLDGSQTWNPLTWWGAMRDGRAFTSLRPRVDPTKAY from the coding sequence ATGAACGAACAGACCGCGCGGCCCGATCTCGCCGCGCTCAAGCCGGCCAAGTCGCCGCGCCCCGCGACCAACTGGTGGCACGAACTGCGCGGCCTCGTCGTGATGCTGCTGGGCGTGCTGGCGTTCCACTCGCTCGTGGCCAAGCCGTTCTACATCCCCTCGATCTCGATGATGCCGGGGCTGCTAGTGGGCGACCGGCTGGTCGTGTCGAAGTACCCCTACGGCTGGAACTGGTCGTCGCTGAGCTTCCACCTGCTGCCCCGCTCGACCGCGCGCATTCTCGGCGGCGTACCGGCATACGGCGACATCGTCATCGTCGTACCCGGCAATCGCAAGGCCGACCTCATCAAGCGCGTCGTCGCGCGTCCGGGAGATCGCATCGCGGTGATCGACGGCCGCATCCGTCTCAACGGCAGGTTCATCCCGCGCGAGATCGAGCCGCCGGTGCAGATCGCCGCCGACGACAAGCTGACTTGCGAGGGCCAGCAGCCCGGCCACTGCTACGACGGTTTCGAGCAGTACCGCACCCGCCTGCCATCGGGCCGCGAGGTCTACGAACTGCCGACCTACCGCGAGACGCTGCCCAACGGCGCGAGCTATCAGGTCATCGACTATATCGACCAGAGCCTCGACAACTATCCCGAAGTCACGATCCCCGAAGGCCACGTCTTCCTGATGGGCGACGACCGCGACCGTTCGGCCGACAGCCGCGCGCCGTTCACGACCAACTGGAAGGGGCAGCCCGATGGCGGCCTTGGCGGCCCGGTGCCGCTGTCGGACATCGGCGGTCGGGCGGAGTTCATCACCTTCTCGCTCGACGGCTCGCAGACCTGGAACCCGCTGACCTGGTGGGGCGCCATGCGTGACGGGCGCGCCTTCACCAGCCTGCGCCCCCGCGTCGACCCGACCAAGGCCTACTGA
- a CDS encoding DUF3089 domain-containing protein, with the protein MARKFLYVVAGLTVTVLALMLALWFWSEDLTEMAFVPDVSFAQQQALPPESWENPAMWVAHPGMKDDPSAWLPPGIEAPKDRLPVAVFFVHPTSYIARASWNAALDDKVSRDRADLFVQGMASPFNEADIWAPRYRQAAIGAFLTAKPEAAQAIDLAYADVLASFEIFMRHLKPGQPIALAGHSQGAFLLRRLMRDRIAGTPFAERLVGAWVIGWPVSLEHDLPKMGVPACRTAEQPGCVVSWLSVADPADVSMPLKAYGRRTGLDAKSVAGSPFLCTNPLTGVPDTAAEAEANLGTLVPDFRARSGTMAEKAVPAACGPDHFLHIGPPPKLDLGTYVLPGNNYHLYDVTLFWANLRADFERRTQAWLAKQK; encoded by the coding sequence GTGGCGCGCAAGTTCCTCTACGTCGTCGCGGGACTGACGGTGACGGTTCTGGCGCTGATGCTGGCACTGTGGTTCTGGTCGGAAGACCTGACCGAGATGGCCTTCGTGCCGGACGTCTCCTTCGCGCAGCAGCAGGCGCTGCCGCCCGAATCGTGGGAGAACCCGGCGATGTGGGTGGCCCACCCGGGCATGAAGGACGATCCTTCCGCGTGGCTTCCCCCCGGCATCGAGGCCCCGAAGGACCGCCTCCCGGTAGCCGTCTTCTTCGTCCACCCGACGAGCTACATCGCTCGCGCATCATGGAATGCCGCGCTCGACGACAAGGTCAGTCGGGATCGCGCCGACCTCTTCGTGCAGGGCATGGCGAGCCCATTCAACGAGGCCGATATCTGGGCTCCCCGCTACCGGCAGGCCGCCATTGGCGCGTTCCTGACCGCCAAGCCGGAAGCCGCTCAGGCCATCGACCTGGCCTATGCCGACGTCCTCGCCTCGTTCGAGATCTTCATGCGGCACCTGAAGCCGGGCCAGCCCATCGCGCTCGCCGGGCATAGCCAGGGCGCCTTCCTGCTCCGCCGCCTGATGCGTGACCGGATCGCCGGAACGCCTTTCGCTGAGCGACTGGTGGGGGCGTGGGTGATCGGCTGGCCCGTCTCGCTGGAACACGACCTGCCGAAGATGGGCGTCCCTGCCTGCCGCACCGCCGAGCAGCCGGGCTGCGTGGTGAGCTGGCTCTCGGTCGCAGACCCCGCAGACGTCTCCATGCCGCTCAAGGCTTATGGGCGCCGCACCGGCCTCGATGCGAAGTCGGTTGCGGGCAGTCCTTTTCTCTGCACCAACCCTCTAACCGGCGTGCCCGACACGGCGGCTGAGGCGGAAGCGAACCTCGGCACGCTCGTCCCGGACTTCAGGGCGCGCAGCGGCACGATGGCCGAGAAGGCCGTGCCCGCCGCCTGCGGCCCGGATCACTTCCTGCATATCGGCCCACCGCCCAAGCTCGACCTCGGCACCTACGTGCTTCCTGGCAACAACTATCATCTCTATGACGTGACCCTGTTCTGGGCGAACCTCAGGGCCGATTTCGAAAGGCGCACCCAAGCGTGGCTGGCGAAGCAAAAGTGA
- the ruvX gene encoding Holliday junction resolvase RuvX: MAGEAKVTPTTSSLEFRDALPEAGALLGLDLGTQTIGTAFCDAGWRFASPGKTLKRGKFGADKALMEELIRERSIKGIVIGLPLNMDGSEGPRAQSSRAYARNLTVLGLPILLWDERWSTSGAERGLIEQDMSRAKRATRIDSAAAAVILQGAIDALAGGVF, encoded by the coding sequence GTGGCTGGCGAAGCAAAAGTGACCCCGACCACCAGTTCGCTGGAGTTCCGCGACGCACTGCCGGAAGCGGGCGCTCTGCTCGGCCTCGACCTCGGCACGCAGACCATCGGCACCGCGTTCTGCGACGCCGGCTGGCGCTTCGCCTCGCCCGGCAAGACACTCAAACGCGGCAAGTTCGGCGCCGACAAGGCGCTGATGGAGGAACTCATCCGCGAACGCTCGATAAAGGGCATCGTCATCGGCCTGCCTCTCAACATGGACGGCAGCGAAGGCCCCCGCGCCCAGTCGAGCCGCGCCTACGCCCGCAACCTGACGGTACTCGGCCTGCCGATCCTGCTGTGGGACGAGCGCTGGTCCACCTCCGGCGCGGAACGCGGCCTGATCGAGCAGGACATGAGCCGCGCCAAGCGCGCCACCCGCATCGATTCGGCGGCGGCTGCGGTCATCCTGCAAGGCGCCATCGATGCGCTGGCAGGGGGCGTGTTCTAG
- a CDS encoding transposase, protein MTHRIEVNDPTTATLEEACDALRVWGFDPAEEESVAHAANWLRRLGNNRDFLGDVLIDMLAGRASATRPALDAGEPNRVMLAVPGRGDFSISASIWPAEDDHALRVSGPEAFAYGVAHDHNHDFLVLGYFGPGSDSDDYEYDYSQVAGWSGERVTLHALGRSRLEPGHLRHYRAHRDIHAVHAPSSLSATLALTHEHAAKSWTDHYIFDPEKDEIARVLGHGPSEAFLRIAVALGGEEATDLATRFGRHHPSDRMRLVAWRALAGNAPDRAAQDALWREAEGSGSRAVAAVAARRRAILGEIAEA, encoded by the coding sequence GTGACACACCGGATCGAAGTGAATGACCCGACCACCGCGACGCTGGAGGAAGCCTGCGACGCCCTGCGCGTATGGGGGTTCGATCCCGCAGAGGAGGAAAGCGTCGCGCACGCGGCCAACTGGCTGCGCAGGCTCGGCAATAACCGGGATTTCCTTGGTGACGTGCTGATCGACATGCTGGCGGGGCGGGCATCCGCGACGCGTCCGGCGCTCGACGCGGGTGAGCCCAACCGTGTGATGCTCGCGGTGCCCGGGCGCGGGGACTTCTCGATCAGCGCCTCGATCTGGCCCGCCGAGGACGATCACGCCTTGCGCGTCAGTGGGCCGGAAGCCTTCGCCTACGGTGTTGCGCACGATCACAACCACGACTTCCTCGTGCTCGGCTACTTCGGACCGGGCTCGGATTCGGACGATTACGAGTATGATTATTCGCAAGTCGCGGGCTGGAGTGGCGAGCGCGTCACGCTGCATGCGCTGGGCCGGTCGCGGCTGGAGCCGGGGCACTTGCGACACTACCGCGCGCACCGCGATATCCATGCCGTCCATGCACCGTCATCGCTTTCGGCGACGCTGGCGCTGACGCATGAACACGCGGCCAAGAGCTGGACCGATCACTACATTTTCGATCCCGAGAAGGATGAGATCGCGCGGGTGCTTGGGCATGGACCGAGCGAGGCGTTCCTGCGCATCGCCGTCGCTCTCGGTGGAGAGGAGGCGACCGATCTGGCGACGAGGTTCGGCCGCCACCACCCCAGCGACCGGATGCGGCTGGTGGCCTGGCGGGCGCTGGCGGGGAATGCGCCGGACCGGGCGGCGCAGGATGCCTTGTGGCGCGAGGCGGAGGGCAGCGGCAGCCGGGCGGTGGCGGCAGTAGCGGCGCGGCGGCGCGCCATCCTCGGCGAGATCGCGGAAGCCTAG
- a CDS encoding precorrin-2 dehydrogenase/sirohydrochlorin ferrochelatase family protein produces MIDALPLFHRIAGSPVVVLGEGDAAEAKRRLVERAGGLVFTDLAEGIASGARLAFVALEDDAAAEAGVAEARAAGLLVNATDRPALCDFTVPSILDRSPVLVAVGTGGASAGLAKQLRLRLEALLPQALGRLATGLSEVRLALRERFPDAAVRRRALDAALAAGGPLDPLVDGSAGRVEAWLADAVQPPEDTVEIVLRSDDPDDLTLREARLLGTADVVIHESRIGSAVLDRARADAVRVEMDAELPSSPLHGTTVILRRFR; encoded by the coding sequence ATGATCGACGCGCTTCCCCTCTTCCACCGCATCGCCGGGAGTCCGGTCGTGGTGCTGGGCGAAGGGGACGCGGCGGAGGCCAAGCGGCGACTGGTCGAGCGGGCAGGCGGTCTGGTCTTCACGGATCTGGCGGAGGGCATCGCTTCCGGCGCGCGGCTCGCTTTTGTCGCGCTGGAGGATGACGCAGCGGCTGAAGCCGGTGTCGCCGAGGCGCGTGCGGCCGGACTGCTGGTCAATGCCACCGATCGTCCGGCGCTGTGCGACTTCACGGTGCCTTCGATCCTCGACCGTTCGCCGGTGCTGGTCGCGGTGGGGACGGGGGGCGCTTCTGCCGGGCTGGCGAAGCAGTTGCGGCTGCGGCTGGAGGCACTGCTCCCTCAGGCGCTCGGCAGGCTCGCGACCGGGCTGTCGGAAGTGCGCCTCGCCTTGCGCGAGCGATTTCCCGATGCTGCGGTACGCCGCCGCGCACTCGATGCCGCGTTGGCCGCAGGCGGCCCGCTCGATCCTCTGGTGGATGGCAGCGCGGGGCGGGTGGAGGCCTGGCTCGCCGATGCGGTGCAGCCGCCGGAGGACACGGTCGAGATCGTTCTGCGCAGCGACGATCCGGACGACCTGACCTTGCGCGAGGCGCGGCTTCTGGGAACCGCCGATGTCGTCATCCACGAGTCGCGAATCGGTTCCGCAGTGCTCGATCGTGCCCGTGCAGACGCTGTTCGGGTCGAGATGGACGCTGAACTTCCGAGTTCACCTTTGCACGGAACGACGGTCATCCTGCGGCGCTTCCGTTAG
- the lysA gene encoding diaminopimelate decarboxylase: MDHFAIVDGAMNAEQVPLAEIAREVGTPVYVYSRATLSRHARVFREALSALPSVHIAFAVKSNPNLAVLRLLAKEGYGADVVSEGEMNRALAAGMRAEDVVFSGVGKTRAELAAAVRAGIGQFNLESEEEGVELSEIAVELGAKATCTLRVNPDVDARTHAKISTGKAENKFGVAYDRAAGIYARLSALPGLEMRGLAVHIGSQISDLEPSRQAFIKMGALMEALRADGLSVTHMDLGGGLGVPYKATDDLPTPADYGRMVAEVAGDWGVTLMFEPGRVITGNSGVLVTEVVRVKQGTTNPWIVVDAAMNDLARPAMYDAWHDFAAVAPSGETMTANIVGPICESSDTFAMAREIDVVQAGDFAVFRTAGAYGATMANTYNSRALVPEVMVDGDRWAVVANRIEPATILAAEQVPDWLD, encoded by the coding sequence ATGGATCATTTTGCAATCGTCGACGGCGCGATGAACGCCGAACAGGTGCCCTTGGCCGAAATCGCGCGCGAGGTCGGCACCCCGGTCTACGTCTATTCGCGCGCCACGCTCTCGCGCCACGCCCGCGTCTTCCGCGAGGCGCTGTCCGCGCTGCCCAGCGTCCACATCGCCTTCGCGGTGAAGTCGAACCCGAACCTCGCTGTCCTGCGCCTGCTGGCCAAGGAAGGCTACGGGGCCGACGTCGTCTCGGAGGGCGAGATGAACCGCGCGCTGGCGGCGGGCATGAGGGCCGAGGACGTGGTGTTCTCCGGCGTCGGCAAGACCCGCGCCGAACTGGCCGCCGCCGTGCGCGCCGGGATCGGCCAGTTCAACCTCGAGAGCGAGGAAGAGGGCGTTGAGCTCTCCGAAATCGCCGTGGAACTCGGCGCAAAGGCCACCTGCACCCTGCGCGTCAACCCGGACGTGGATGCGCGCACGCACGCCAAGATCTCGACCGGCAAGGCGGAGAACAAGTTCGGCGTCGCCTATGACCGCGCCGCCGGAATCTATGCGCGCCTGTCGGCGCTGCCGGGGCTGGAGATGCGCGGCCTTGCCGTCCACATCGGCAGCCAGATCAGCGACCTCGAACCCTCGCGGCAGGCTTTCATCAAGATGGGCGCGCTGATGGAAGCGCTGCGCGCCGATGGCCTGAGCGTCACCCACATGGACCTCGGCGGCGGTCTCGGCGTGCCGTACAAGGCCACCGACGACTTGCCGACGCCCGCCGACTACGGCCGCATGGTGGCGGAAGTGGCGGGCGACTGGGGCGTCACCCTCATGTTCGAGCCGGGCCGCGTCATCACCGGCAACTCCGGCGTGCTCGTGACCGAGGTGGTCCGCGTCAAGCAGGGCACTACGAACCCATGGATCGTCGTCGATGCGGCGATGAACGACCTCGCCCGCCCCGCCATGTACGATGCCTGGCACGATTTCGCCGCCGTCGCGCCTTCGGGCGAGACGATGACCGCGAACATCGTCGGCCCTATCTGCGAAAGCTCCGACACGTTCGCCATGGCCCGCGAGATCGACGTGGTGCAGGCGGGCGACTTTGCGGTGTTCCGCACCGCCGGGGCCTATGGCGCGACGATGGCGAACACCTACAACAGCCGCGCGCTGGTGCCCGAGGTCATGGTCGACGGCGACCGGTGGGCGGTGGTCGCCAACCGCATCGAGCCCGCGACGATCCTCGCCGCCGAGCAGGTGCCGGACTGGCTGGACTGA
- the argH gene encoding argininosuccinate lyase, with amino-acid sequence MWGGRFAEGPSAIMREINASIPFDKALWRQDIAASKAHVAMLGACGIVSDADAVTIRDGLDAVAAEYEVSGVPEDWDLEDIHMTTESRLAQLIGPAAGRLHTARSRNDQVATDFRLWVRDAMDQADAGLLALQIALVTRAGEHADSIMPGFTHLQTAQPVTLGHHLMAYYEMIGRDRSRFADARKRMNRSPLGSAALAGTGFPIDRTMTAQALGFDGPTDNSLDSVSDRDFALDYLMAASQCALHLSRLAEEFIIWASQPFGFVALPDALSTGSSIMPQKKNPDAAELVRGHSGRISGCLMSLMMTMKGLPLAYSKDMQDDKPPVFEAAGLLALSIAAMTGMVADTRFKTDRMRAAAELGFATATDLADWLVRQADIPFREAHHITGAAVKLAEQRGVPLDKLPLDDLKAIDSRIDERVFKALSVEASVAARNSHGGTAPDQVRLRVADARAVLGLE; translated from the coding sequence ATGTGGGGCGGACGCTTCGCCGAAGGGCCGTCCGCGATCATGCGCGAGATAAACGCCTCGATTCCCTTCGACAAGGCACTCTGGCGGCAGGACATCGCAGCCAGCAAGGCCCACGTCGCCATGCTGGGCGCCTGTGGCATCGTTTCGGACGCCGATGCGGTGACCATCCGCGACGGTCTCGACGCCGTCGCAGCCGAGTACGAAGTGAGCGGCGTGCCCGAGGACTGGGATCTCGAGGACATCCACATGACCACCGAGTCGCGCCTCGCGCAGCTCATCGGTCCCGCCGCCGGACGCCTGCACACCGCGCGCTCGCGCAACGACCAGGTCGCCACCGACTTCCGCCTCTGGGTGCGCGATGCGATGGATCAGGCCGATGCTGGCCTGCTGGCCCTGCAGATCGCGCTCGTCACCCGCGCCGGTGAGCATGCCGATTCGATCATGCCCGGCTTCACGCACCTCCAGACCGCGCAGCCGGTGACGCTTGGCCACCACCTGATGGCCTATTACGAGATGATCGGCCGCGACCGTTCGCGCTTCGCCGATGCGAGGAAGCGCATGAACCGCAGCCCGCTGGGCTCGGCGGCGCTGGCCGGGACGGGCTTCCCGATCGACCGCACGATGACCGCGCAGGCGCTGGGCTTCGACGGGCCGACCGACAACAGCCTCGATTCGGTGTCCGACCGCGACTTCGCGCTCGATTACCTGATGGCCGCCAGCCAGTGCGCGCTGCACCTCTCGCGTCTGGCGGAGGAGTTCATCATCTGGGCGAGCCAGCCCTTCGGCTTCGTGGCGCTGCCCGATGCGCTGTCCACCGGCAGCTCGATCATGCCGCAGAAGAAGAACCCCGACGCGGCGGAACTGGTGCGCGGCCACTCGGGCCGCATCTCCGGCTGCCTGATGTCGTTGATGATGACGATGAAGGGCCTCCCGCTCGCCTATTCGAAGGACATGCAGGACGACAAGCCGCCGGTGTTCGAGGCGGCGGGCCTGCTGGCGCTGTCGATCGCGGCGATGACCGGCATGGTCGCCGACACCCGCTTCAAGACCGACCGCATGCGCGCCGCCGCCGAACTCGGCTTCGCCACCGCCACCGACCTTGCCGACTGGCTGGTGCGTCAGGCCGACATTCCTTTCCGTGAGGCGCACCACATCACCGGCGCGGCGGTCAAGCTGGCCGAGCAGCGCGGTGTGCCGCTGGACAAGCTGCCGCTGGACGATCTCAAGGCCATCGACAGCCGCATCGACGAGCGCGTATTCAAGGCGCTCTCGGTCGAGGCGTCGGTCGCTGCGCGCAATTCGCACGGCGGCACCGCGCCCGATCAGGTGCGCCTGCGCGTGGCCGATGCCCGCGCAGTGCTCGGTCTGGAGTGA
- a CDS encoding TlpA family protein disulfide reductase has protein sequence MLSSRSLKSLVLCSLAGASALVIAGCDSKGGKDAQPQASSEAKQDAAAKPAAADGKIDRSHKGEPMPTVSLVDNTGESLELSSFKGKPLLVNLWATWCAPCIAEMPTLNKLIEREQELGVTILPISQDMGQTDKVVEILRRRELEQIQPWVDEQGDLGFQYGGNLPVTILFDAQGKEVWRYTGGNDWTSPEALKLIAEAK, from the coding sequence TTGCTGTCTTCCCGTTCGCTCAAGTCGCTCGTCCTGTGTTCGCTGGCCGGGGCCTCGGCCCTCGTGATCGCGGGCTGCGATAGTAAAGGCGGGAAGGACGCGCAACCGCAGGCTTCATCCGAAGCGAAGCAGGATGCCGCCGCCAAGCCCGCCGCGGCGGACGGCAAGATCGACCGTTCGCACAAGGGCGAGCCGATGCCGACCGTCAGCCTGGTCGACAATACCGGCGAAAGCCTCGAACTCTCCTCGTTCAAGGGCAAGCCGCTGCTGGTGAACCTGTGGGCTACCTGGTGCGCGCCCTGCATCGCCGAAATGCCTACGCTCAACAAGCTGATCGAGCGCGAGCAGGAGCTGGGCGTCACCATCCTGCCGATCTCGCAGGACATGGGCCAGACCGACAAGGTCGTCGAGATCCTGCGCCGCCGCGAGCTGGAGCAGATCCAGCCCTGGGTGGACGAGCAGGGCGACCTCGGCTTCCAGTACGGCGGCAACCTGCCGGTGACGATCCTGTTCGATGCTCAGGGCAAGGAAGTGTGGCGCTACACCGGCGGCAACGACTGGACCTCGCCCGAGGCGCTCAAGCTGATCGCCGAGGCCAAGTAA